The Acetobacter sp. DNA window CCTTGATGCGGCCCTTGGCCTGATCGACGACGCCGTGAATTTTCTCTTCCGTGGTGTTGATCTTGTCGTCTGACATGTCTGTCTTCCTTTCGAACACCCTGAGGCGTCAGTGAAACGCGAAGTCGCAATGCGTCTTCTGTCGGCATAGTTGGAACCGATCTCACTGATGATGCAACGCTTTTTATGGTCGATGGTTTTCAGGGACGAGGCGCATCAGACATCGGTGATCTGTCTTTTCGCCAGTTGTGCGCCCGCCGAAAAATCTGTCTTGTTACTGACATGCCAGCTCTACGCCGATCGCAGATCATAGCTCTGACCATTTCCAGTCTGTTGTTCATGGAGCAACTCGACGGCACCATTCTGGCAACAGCTCTCCCGGCGATCGCTTCTTCCCTGCATGTGGATCCGGTGGCGGCTTCCGTCGCGCTGACATCCTACATCGTCGGGCTGGCTATCTTCATTCCCGTATCCGGTGCTGTGGCTGACCGTTTCGGTAGTCGAACGACCCTTATGGTGGCGATCACCCTGTTTATTGTCTGTTCCATTCTCTGCGGTCAGGCGACAAGCCTCCCGGTGCTGGCCTTGGGACGCATGGTGCAGGGAGTGGGCGGCGCGTTGATGATGCCGGTCGGCAGGCTGGTGCTGCTGCGGAGCGTCGCCAAATCCGAACTGCTGAAAACCATGACCTGGATGATGATGCCCGCCACGCTCGGACCGATGTTCGGGCCTGTGCTGGGCGGTTTCATCACCACACTGCTGTCTTGGCGCTGGAACTTCTACATCAACGTTCCTGTCGGGCTGCTCGGGCTTTATCTGACGTGGAAACATATCCCCCAGTTGCAGGAAAAGCGGACACATCCGTTCGACTGGCCCGGCATGGGACTGGCTGGCGGCGGTCTGGCTCTTCTGTCCTTCAGTGCGGAGATGATCAGCCACAACACAAAACCCTACTGGCTCTCCGTCATTCTGCTGGTCGCCGGAGCCTGTCTGTTTCTCGGCTATTTCCGGCACATGAAGCGGTACCCCAATCCGGTTCTTGATTTCCGGCTGATGGAAGTTCCGACCTTTCGTCTGTCCGTTCTGAGCGGTGCGGCCTCACGTCTCGCAGCCGGATCGTTTCCGTTCCTTCTGCCTGCCTTTCTACAGATCGGCTTCGGATTAAATCCGGCGCAAAGCGGTATGGTGGTTTTTGCCGCGCCCATCGGAGCACTGTGCTCACGCGTGTATGTGCCGCGCCTGTTCCAGCGGTTTGGCTTCCGCACGGTCATGATGACCACGGGCTGGGGTGGGGCGCTTGCCTTTGGCGCCATCGCCTGCTTCCAGAAGGACTGGCCGCTCTGGACACTGACACTGGTACTGCTGGCGTCCGGCGCCGTGCAGGCGATCCAGTTTTCGGCTTACAACTCCATAGCTTATGCTGATCTGCCGGAAGAGCGGATGAGCAGTGCAACCAGCTTCTATTCCACCTTCCAGCAGATGATGCTGTCAGCAGGCATCTGCGTGGCGGCTCTCGCTGTGACCGTATCGCGTGCTGTTCAGGACCATCCGCAGGCGGTGGCGGCGGATTTCAGGGTGGGATTTCTGGTGGTTGGGGCGCTGACATGTCTTGCCGTGCCGCTGGCTGGGCTGTTGCGACCGGATGCGGGGGCGAGTGTGAGTGGGCATGGGTTGGGAAATAAAAGAAGAGGCTAATTTTAGTGTATTGTTTTTGGATAAAAAAGCTTGGTTTCTTGTCCAAGAATTATGTTTGAAAAAATTCAAATTGCTCTGGAATATCGTAGTGTTCCTGCGATTTGATGAATTCAAAGAGAAAAGTATTGTATGGTGACAAATGTTTGAGGTAAATTAGAATATGATAGGGGTAGGTATGACAATTAAGAAAATTTATCTGCTTTTTATAATTTCACCACTTCTTTCGTCTGTCAGTATGGCTCAGACAGATAGCCTGATGAATCCAGACAAATGCGTCCCATCAACACTCTATGTGGGCTTCAGGGAAGGTTCCTCAACGCTGGTTGGTTCATCGCAAAAGATTCTTGATTATATAGTGAAAACTGCAATATCGGAAAATAGTTATGTGCTTTTGGAAGGGCATTTTGATACTAATGAAAAAAATGCAAACCGGAACCTTTCATTGGAAAGAATGACTTCTGTAATAAAAGATCTGGTGAAAAATGGAGTGCCTGAAAATCATATATGGACAAGAGATGGGTTTGATAATTATGAGCACATAAAAGGTTTTAAGGGTCGATATGAATTGTATTCTTCTGTAAGTGTTATTATTCCAAAGCAGTATAGGTCTTGTTGGATAGAAGAAGAAAACAAAAAGAAATCCATAATAAAAAATATGTGTTTTGGTATAAAAACTGACAGTGAGTGTTTAAAACTTCTGGATGGGATTGGTTATGGCGGAAAATAGTTATTTGAATATAAATACCATTAATAAAGTAAATAATTCTATATATAAAAGCGATAAATGTAGATTTGATCTTGGTTCTGTTCATGACAAAAATCTTAAAATTCGTATAATTCAAGCGTTGGATCTTGGTTTTTCTGTCAGAAACAAAACACCAATGATGGGAAAAACATGTGCATTTTTAGAATTAAATATTGATCCATCTCTGAAATTTTTTGATGACGCAGATGAATTTTGTGCGCCATCACGTATCACAGACAGGTCTGTCTATGGAATTGCTACTTCCGGAGCAAGCCTTTGGCAGTCAACAGACTGTAACGAAGACGCCTTTTTAGCCAAAAAAATAATCGATAAAAATGAAAGAAATATAGAAATCGAAAAATTGAATGTTTGTCGTCTTTCTTCCTCGCCATTAAGTAGATTTAATAGAAAAATATGGGTAAATCCAACCGGTGTGAGAGTGCTGATGGGTGATGTTTTTTTATACGGGTATCTCGTCAATACAGTGTGGCATGAAATACATCATCAGACGACTGCAGTGCATCATACCAGAACAGAAGCTCCGTATGGAGCTTCTGACCCTTGGGTGACTGATATGTCTGGCATTATCAAAGCTTTCCCAGAAACGGCAATGGATCCTGTAACGGGGAAAGAGGTTCCATTATACACTTTTAATTGGACGTCTCTCGCACCGTCGACACGGTACGGGTAACTTTTAATATCAGATTTTCTTGCGTTTTCTGACGCAGATATGTGGTTCACTCGACTCCGCCATTGGTCGGTTTTGGGTGCTTCAATGAGCTTAATAACAATGGATGCCATTAATAGCGCGTACTTTACCGGCAGCTCTGTCCTGCACGGCGGCGGCTAACGACGATACATTTCCCAGTGCCGGAAAATTGAAATGACAAATAGAGCGTCATCAGTCAGATCAAGGGAGCACGGCAGGGGTAAAATCGACGGTTAACGGGCTCCGATTGAAGGAAAAGGCAAAGCGCCGGACTCAGACGGCAACCGTTGAATTCAAAAGGTCGTTTTGTCGAAATGCCGTGTCTTGTCAGTCGGTAAACGTTGGCGTACCGAGGTCCATCAGAACCTTGAGCTGACCGAGCCACATCCGGTTTGAAGGGCCGCGTTTCAGGCCCATACACCTCAAAGACGTTGGGATTGCGATGAACGCCTACTCAGATTACCTGACCGAAATCAAGGAACGAGAAAGTCAGGGGCTTTCCCCCAAGCCGATTGACGACGGCGCTCTCGTTCGTGACATCATTGCATTGATTGAAGATGCAGGTAACGAGCAGCGGGCAGATGCTCTCAAATTCTTCATTTACAACACATTGCCGGGCACTACGAGCGCGGCGGGTGTCAAGGCGGCTTTTCTGAAGAAGATCGTTGAGGGCGAAACGATCGTCCCGGAGATCACGCCTACCTACGCTCTTGAGCTGCTCTCACACATGAAGGGCGGCCCCTCGGTCAAGGTTCTGCTCGATATCGCTCTTGGTGATGACGCCGCGATCGCCAAACAGGCGGGAGAGGTGCTGAAGACGCAGGTTTTCCTCTACGACGCCGACATGTTCCGGCTGCGTGACGCCTACAAGGCAGGCAATGTGGTCGCCAAAGACGTGCTGGAAAGCTACGCCAAGGCCGAATTTTTCACAAAACTCCCACCTGTTGAGGACGACATCAAGGTCGTCACTTTCATCGCGGCTGAAGGTGATATCTCGACCGATCTTCTGTCACCGGGCAATCAGGCACATTCACGCTCGGACCGTGAATTGCACGGCAAATGCATGATTTCGCCTGAGGCCCAGCAGGAGATCGTTGCGCTGCAGAAGCAGCACCCCGACGCGCGGGTGATGATGATCGCCGAAAAAGGCACGATGGGTGTCGGCTCGTCGCGTATGTCAGGCGTGAACAACGTCGCGCTGTGGACCGGTAAACAGGCCAGTCCCTACGTTCCTTTCGTCAATTTTGCGCCGATCGTCGCAGGGACCAACGGTATCTCGCCGATTTTCGCAACGACTGTCGATGTGACCGGTGGCATCGGCATCAACCTGAAAAACTGGTTCAGGAAGACCGGTGAAGATGGTAAGGCGATCCTGAATAACGATGGCAATCCCATCCTTGAGGAGAAATACTCGGTCGCGACCGGTACCATCCTGAAGATCGACGTGAAGAACAAACAGCTTCGCGACGAGAACGGCAAGGAACTGGTTGATATCGCCGCCGCCTTCACACCCCAGAAGCTGGAGTTTATGAAGGCGGGCAGCTCTTACGCTATCGTTTTCGGCAAGAAGCTCCAGACATTTGCCGCCCAGACGCTGGGGATCGAGGCTCCGGCCGTTTTCGCGCCGAACAAGGAAATTACGGTCGAGAATCAGGGCCTGACCGCAGTCGAGAAAATCTTCAACCGCAACGCTGTTGGCGTGACGCCGGGCAAGGTCCTGCACGCAGGGTCGGATGTTCGCGTCAAGGTGAATATCGTCGGTTCACAAGATACAACCGGTCTGATGACTGCGCAGGAACTTGAGGCGATGGCGGCGACCGTCATTTCGCCTCTGGTGGATGGCGCGTATCAGTCCGGCTGTCACACGGCATCCGTCTGGGACAAGAAGGCGCAGGTGAACATTCCGAAGCTCATGAAGTTCATGAACGACTTCGGTCTGATCACCGCCCGTGATCCGAAGGGTGTCTACCCTCCGATGACGGATGTGATTCACAAGGTTCTGAACGATCTGACCGTCAGTGACTGGGACATCATTATCGGTGGTGACAGCCACACCCGTATGTCCAAGGGTGTGGCGTTTGGCGCCGACTCAGGCACCGTGGCGCTGGCTCTGGCTACCGGTGAGGCGACCATGCCGATCCCACAGTCGGTCAAGGTGACGTTCAAGGGCACGATGCAGCCGCACATGGATTTCCGTGACGTGGTGCATGCGACACAGGCGCAGATGCTCAAGCAGTGCGGCGACAACGTGTTTCAGGGGCGTATCATCGAAGTGCATATCGGCACGCTTCTTGCCGATCAGGCCTTCACCTTTACCGACTGGACAGCCGAGATGAAGGCCAAGGCCTCCATCTGCATCTCTCAGGATGAAACGCTGATTGAGTCGCTGGAAATCGCCAAGTCGCGCATCCAGATCATGATCGACAAAGGCATGGAGAATGCCGCCGGCACGCTGAAAGGCCTCATCGCCAAGGCTGACAAGCGTATTGCCGAGATACGTTCGGGCGAACATCCTCCGCTTGCTCCGGATGACAACGCGAAATATTTCGCCGAGGTTGTTGTTGATCTCGACGTGATCAACGAGCCGATGATCGCTGATCCTGATGTCAACAACGCTGACGTATCCAAGCGCTACACACACGACACTATCCGCCCGATTTCCTACTATGGCGGCACCAAGAAGGTGGATCTCGGGTTTGTGGGCTCGTGCATGGTGCATAAGGGCGACATGAAAATCGTGGCCCAGATGCTCAAGAATATCGAGAAGGCAAAAGGAAAGGTGGAGTTCAACGCTCCGCTCGTTGTCGCCGCGCCGACCTATAACATCATTGACGAACTGAAGGCTGAAGGCGACTGGGAGATTCTGGAGCGTTATTCCGGCTTCGAGTTTGACGACGCGCATCCGAAAAGCGCACCGCGGACCGAATACGAAAACATCCTTTATCTGGAGCGTCCGGGCTGCAACCTGTGCATGGGTAATCAGGAAAAAGCGGAAAAGGGTGACACCGTTCTGGCGACTTCGACCCGTCTGTTTCAGGGGCGCGTCGTGGAAGATTCCGGCACCAAGAAAGGAGAATCACTTCTGGCTTCGACGCCGGTCGTGGTGCTGTCGGCAATCCTTGGCCACACGCCGAGCAACGAGGAATACATGGAGGCCGTTGAGGGCATTGACCTGACAACATTTGCTCCTCCCAAAGCTCCTCTGATTGACTCCGCGTCTGTCCATTACTGAAAAAGTGGCGTCTGAAACGTGAAGGGTGGCAACCTGCAAGGAGACTTCTTTGACGGGTTGCCATTCTCGCCGCAGCCGGTCGTTCAGAGAGGCTGCTGTGCGGGAGACCACACCACCACGCTCCTTTGACGGCGCTTGAACAGAAAACCCCAGCACAGAGAGCCTGTGCTGGGGTTTTTCGTATTCAGGTTCTCAAGGGCTGTTGATTGATCGCATTCAGCGGATTCACAGGCCTCCTGAGTGAAAGCTTGCGAAGAACTGCCTGAACGTCGGATGGAGCGGATCAAGCCGCTTTTCCCGATAAATTCGAAAAAAAAGCAGGACAGCGTCAACCGTCCTGCCTTCTCAGATTACGCAATGATCACCCATCAATCTGGCTGAAATCCGCAATCAGGCGCGTCATCCGCACCAGTTCCGACAACAGTTTCAGACGATTGCCACGGACCTGCGCATCGTCCGCATTGACCGTCACCTTGTCGAAGAACGTGTCCAGCACGGAGCGCAGGCTGGCGGCCTCACGCATCGCATCCGAATAGCGTTCCTCGCCAAAGGCCGCTTCAACCTTGGGGATGACAGCGCCCAGTGCATTGGCCAGAGCGATTTCCTCCGCCTGCGTATAGAGCGAGGCATCCGGCGTGCCCTCGTGCGGACCGTCCTTCTTGTCCTCAATCCGCAGGATGTTCGCAGCCCGCTTGGTCGCAGCAAGCAGGTTCTTGCCGTCTTCCGTCGCCAGCATGGAAGCCAGCGCATCCGTGCGGGCCAGCAGACGAACGATATCGCTATCCGTATTTCCCACCGAGATGGCGGCGAGGATATCATGACGCGCACCCTCGCTGCGAAGCTGCACGCGCAGACGTTCAGCGATGAATCCCGGCAGCAGATCCAGATCAGGCGCGTTCTGAATGGCAGGAGGCAGAGCTTCGGACGCCTTCACGAACAGCGCGACCAGATCAAGACGCAGACTGTTGGTGCGGATCAGATTGATGATTCCCAGAGCCGCGCGACGCACGCCATACGGATCGCCAGAGCCACTCGGCTTTGCGCCGACTGCAAAAAACCCGACCAGCATGTCAAACCGGTCAGCCAGCGCCAGAGCGATGGAAACCGGAGCAGTCGGCACACTGTCAGCAGGACCACGCGGCATATACTGCTCGGCAATTGCGGTGCTGACATCCTCAGGCTCACGGTCATGACGGGCATAATAACCGCCCATCACGCCCTGCAACTCGGGGAACTCGCCGACCATGCCGGTGGAAAGATCACTCTTGCTCAGCAGAGCAGCGCGCGCGGCATGGGCCGGGTTGGCTCCCACCATCGGCGCGATGATTTCCGCCAACCGCACAAGCCGTTTCACGCGTTCGCCCTGACTGCCGAGATCGGCATGGAACGTGACGCGATCGAGGCCCGCAACGCGTGACTCAAGCGTCTGCTTCCGATCCAGATCCCAGAAGTGACGCGCATCGGAGAAGCGGGCCCGCAGCACGCGCTCGTTGCCGGCAATGACCTGTGCGCCGCCGTCAGTCGGCTCAATGTTCGCCACGAAAGCGAAGCGCGGAGCGGCCGTGCCGTCGCTGTGACGCAGCGCGAAGTAACGCTGGTTCACACGCATGGAGACCTGCATCACCTCGGCAGGCAGTTCCATGAACGTCTCGTCGATACGACCCAGCAGCGGCACCGGCCATTCGACCAGTCCGGCGACCTCATCCACCAGTCCGGCGTCAGGAACGATGTTCAGCCCTTCCTGTGCGGCCAGTTCGTTGATGCCTTTGACGATGGCCTGACGCCGATCGGACGCCTCCACCATCACGCGACGGCTGTTCAGCCCTTCACGCCAGTCCGCAACATTTCTGACGGCAAAAGGCTCGGCGGATGTGGAGCCAACCGGGAAGAAACGGTGACCTTCCGTGAGATTGCCGCTTGTCAGGCCGTGACCGGTGTCCGTGTCCGTCGCCAGTGAGAACGGCACGACTGTTCCATCCAGAATGCACAGGATACGACGCAGCGGACGAACCCAAGTAAAGCTGCTGCCCGTGCCCCAGCGCATCGACTTCGGCCACGGAAACTGGCGCAGGATTTCAGGCAGGCGTTCGGCCAGAGAGACTTCGGCGGACACGGCAGGCGTTGCGCGGTTCAGCACCCAGAAGCCGTTTTCCAGAACCAGATCGTCCTTGCTCACACCATGCTTGCGGGTGAACCCGGCCAGCGCCTGTTCCGGTGCACCTTCACGCGGACCACGCTCGACCACGGTCTCGGCGGGGACTTCGGTATTCAACTGGCAGGTCAGGGCAATCCGACGCGGACCGGTAAAGGTTTTCACCTCGCGCGGATTGAGAGCAGCGAAGGTTTTCTGGAACAGACGGACGAGATCCTCGCCTGCCGTTTCCTGCATGCGGGCAGGGATTTCTTCCGAGAGAAGTTCGAGCAGAAGTTCAGCCATGACTCAGCCCTCCACCTTCTTTGTGGCAGCTTCTTCGGCCAGCCAGGTTTCACAGCAGAGCTTAGCCAGCGTGCGGACGCGACCGATATAGGAAGCGCGCTCGCTCACGCTGATAACGCCACGCGCATCAAGCAGATTGAACAGATGGCTGGCCTTCAGGCACTGATCGTAAGCAGGCTGCGCTACACCGGCTTCCGCCAGCGCGACGGACTCTTTTTCAGCGTCGATGAAGTGGCGATGCAGCATCTCCGTGTTCGCCAGTTCAAAGTTATGCCGCGAGTAATCGCGCTCGGCCCGCAGGAACACATCGCCATATTTCAGACCGGCATCGTTGAAGGCGAGGTCATAGACGTTCTCGACGCCCTGCACATACATGGCGAGGCGCTCAAGCCCGTAGGTCAGTTCCGTGGACGGCACCGACACGGGAATACCGCCGACCTGCTGGAAGTAGGTGAACTGCGTCACCTCCATGCCGTCACACCAGACTTCCCAGCCGAGACCCCATGCGCCGATGGTCGGGTTTTCCCAGTCATCCTCGACAAAGCGGATGTCATGCAGATCAGGGTCGATGCCGATGGCGCGATAGCTCTCCAGCAGAAGCTGCTGGCTCTCTTCCGGCGTCGGCTTCAGCAGCACCTGATACTGGTAATAGTGCTGGAGCCGGTTCGGGTTCTCGCCATAGCGCCCGTCGGAAGGGCGGCGGGACGGCTGCACATAGGCGGCCTTCCACGGCGTGTCGCCCAGAGCCCGCAGCGTGGTGTGCGGGGAGAGCGTGCCCGCGCCGACCTCGATGTCGTAGGGCTGAAGGATGGCGCACCCTTGGGCCGACCAGAAGCGATGGAGGGTCAGGATCAGATCCTGAAACGACAGGGGTTTGCCGGTAGGGCGAGGGGACGCCGGGTCCATGGGACTTAACAAGCTCCGCTTATATGCAGGGGCGGGCACCATACAGTGATGAAGACCGAACGGAAAGAAAGCAGCCAAAGGAGGCGTCGTGCGTTGTAGGAATGGCACCTCGCGGGGCTGTTTCTTGTCTCCTGATGAGCAGGAGGGCATGACAGTTAAGATCAAAAAGAAAGAGACCAAGCCGATGAAGCGCTTCTTTAACTCCCGTGAAACTCTGGTGACGGAATCGCTCGATGGCCTGTTGCGTTCTTCCAGAGGGCAGCATCTCTGTCGTCTCGACGGCTACCCCGAGATCAAGGTGGTTCTGCGCAAGGAGCGGAATCCCGAGCATGTGGCGATCATCTCCGGCGGTGGCTCCGGCCACGAACCAGCCCACGCTGGCTTTGTCGGGGAAGGCATGCTGGATGCGGCAGTCTGCGGTTCCGTGTTCGCGTCTCCGGGCGTCGATGCCGTGCTGGCCGCGATTCTGGCCGTCTCCGGAAAAGCCGGATGCCTGTTGGTCATCAAAAGCTACACCGGCGACCGCCTGAATTTCACGCTGGCCGCCGAGCAGGCCCGCGATATGGGCATCCCTGTCGAAACAGTCATTGTGGGCGACGATATCGCGCTTCCCGACAGCCGCTTTCCACGCGGGCTGGCCGGAACCGTGCTGGTCCACAAGATCGCCGGTCACGCAGCTTCACAGGGCGAACCTCTGGACGTCGTGGCCCGTAAGGCGCGGGAAGCCGCAAAGAAAATTGCATCGATCGGTCTCTCTCTGACGGATTGCAACGCCTACGATCCTGAACATGAAACCCGTCTGAAGGACGATCAGGCTGAACTGGGGTTGGGCATTCACGGTGAACCGGGCGCCCAGCAGATTGCTGTTGCATCAGCCGACGAACTCATGAAACAGGCCGCTTCCGCCCTTGAGAAAACGCTTCCCAAGGGAAAAGGAAAATACGGACTGCTGCTCAACATGCTCGGCAGCGTGCCGCCTGTGGAAATGAACCTGCTTCTTGAATCGTTTGCCAGAACATCCCTCGCAGAGCGGATTGAATGTGTCATTGGACCAGCGCCAGTCATGACGGCGCTGGATATGAACGGCTTCTCTCTGACCGTCATCGAACTGACGGACGACATCACGGCGGCATTGGGAGCGCCGGTTGAACCCGCCGCATGGCCCGGGGTCGCGCCATTCGGTAAACCGGCCCTCCGCAAGATGCCGAAACTTCCCGAAACCTTTGAAGGTGAGGCATCCTCCAACGCGCAACTGGAAGCCCTGATGCGCACGGGGGCCGAAGCCCTGATCGAAAACACGGACAGCCTCAATGCGCTTGACGCCAAAATCGGCGATGGCGACGCAGGTTCGACCTTTGCCGAAGCCGCAAAGGAAATCCTCAAGGTGATCGACCGTCTTCCACTTGCTGACCCGCACGCGCTGTGTGGCACCATTGGGCGCGTGCTGACCCGTCACACTGGCGGTTCCAGCGGGGCTCTTCTGTCGGTTCTGTTCTCGACAGCAGGCCGCAGCACGTCATCATGGGCCGCAGCACTTCAGGAAGGACTGGAGGCCATGCAGACACTGGGAGGCGCAAAACCGGGTGACCGCACCATGATCGACGCAATTGATCCGGCTCTGAAAGCGCTGGCTGATGGCGGCTCACTGAAGGACGCGGCAGCAGCGGCCCGTAAAGGAGCCGACGCCACCAGAAAGATGGGCAAGGCTCACGCCGGACGTGCATCCTACGTGCCGGAAAGCCAGATGAACGACGTGCCGGACCCCGGCGCGGAGGCGATCGCACGGCTGCTGGAAGCCATGTCTGCATCATCATGATTGAAGAAGGGTTCCCGCTGTTTCGGGCCCCGTTGCCAGAGGCATGAAGTATGAGTCTTGAATCCGTTAAAGCCTTTTTCACCGCCAACGCGCCCGACGTGGAGATCATCGATCAGGGCGCAAGCACGGCGACCGTCCCTCTGGCGGCGCAGGCGCTGGGCGTGAAGGAAGGCCAGATAGCCAAGACGCTGGCCATCAAGGTGGGCGACGAGCGGGTTCTCGTCGTCATGGCCGGAGATGCACGCCTCGATAACCGCAAGACCAAGGCCGCCTTCGGCGCTCGCCCCAGAATGCTCCCCGCCGAGGAGGTGCTGGAACTCACCAGCCACCCCGTCGGCGGCGTGTGCCCGTTCGGTCTGCCTCAGCCGCTGAAAGTCTATTGTGATGTTTCGCTGAAGGCATTTGATGAGGTCTACCCGGCGGCAGGCTCACTCACGAGTTCCGTGCGGCTGACACCCGAGCAGTTGGCGGAGTTGGTTGATGCGGGGTGGGTGGATGTTAGTCAGGATGTGGTGTCTGGATGAGAGTAGACCTATTATATTCCATCTGTATATAATAGATTTTTGAAATTTTGTGAACTAAAAAAGATTAAAGTATATTTATTATTAATTTTATCTCTAAATAATTTACCGTGTAGGAAATTTCTTTATGTATCTATTGGCTTTGAAATGAGTAGTGCGAGTTTTTTAGAGTTTTTGTTGTGATTGCCTGATTTCGTGTATCGTGTAGTATTGTATAATTATAATTTTTTCAGTTATAAATTAGTTGGTCGTAATAAATTCAATCCTCAAATTCTGGTATTAATGATGGAAATTTTTGTAAGCGTTGGAACTGGATTGAACCCACAGCAAAGAGCATTCGTTGATGCGGTGGAAAATAAACTCAAGGCTCTTAATCTAACGCCTCGTACAATTGGTAGAAATACATTCAGTTCTTTTTCCCCATTATATGCAATATCAGAGTTA harbors:
- a CDS encoding YbaK/EbsC family protein, with the translated sequence MSLESVKAFFTANAPDVEIIDQGASTATVPLAAQALGVKEGQIAKTLAIKVGDERVLVVMAGDARLDNRKTKAAFGARPRMLPAEEVLELTSHPVGGVCPFGLPQPLKVYCDVSLKAFDEVYPAAGSLTSSVRLTPEQLAELVDAGWVDVSQDVVSG